Proteins encoded within one genomic window of Lemur catta isolate mLemCat1 chromosome 23, mLemCat1.pri, whole genome shotgun sequence:
- the LOC123626876 gene encoding bifunctional glutamate/proline--tRNA ligase-like: MTAQNNRFEVAKCNDYRRQLLNVNIRVRADLRENYSPGWKFNHWELKGVPIRLEVGPSDMKSCQFVAVRRDTGKKLTVAENEAETKLQAILEDIHVTLFTRASEDLKTHMAVANTMEDFQKILDSGKIVQIPFCGEVDCEDWIKKTTARDQDLEPGAPSMGAKSLCIPFKPLCELQPGAKCICGKKPAKYYTLFGRSY; encoded by the exons ATGACA gCACAAAATAACCGATTTGAG GTTGCAAAATGCAATGATTATCGAAGGCAGCTACTCAATGTTAACATTCGAGTTAGAGCTGATTTGCGAGAGAACTATTCTCCAGGTTGGAAATTCAATCACTGGGAGCTCAAGGGTGTTCCAATTAGACTTGAAGTTGGGCCAAGTGATATGAAGAGCTGTCAGTTCGTAGCTGTCAGACGAGATACTGGGAAAAAGCTGACAGTTGCTGAAAATGAGGCTGAGACTAAACTTCAGGCCATTTTGGAAGACATCCATGTTACCCTTTTCACAAGGGCTTCTGAAGACCTTAAGACTCATATGGCTGTGGCTAATACAATGGAAGACTTTCAGAAGATACTAGATTCTGGAAAGATTGTTCAGATTCCATTCTGTGGGGAAGTTGACTGTGAAGACTGGATCAAAAAGACCACTGCCAGGGATCAAGATCTTGAACCTGGTGCCCCATCCATGGGCGCTAAAAGCCTCTGCATCCCTTTCAAACCACTCTGTGAACTGCAGCCTGGAGCCAAGTGCATCTGTGGCAAGAAGCCTGCCAAGTACTACACCCTGTTTGGTCGTAGTTActaa